A region from the Actinoplanes sp. OR16 genome encodes:
- a CDS encoding TRM11 family methyltransferase, with the protein MSRYALLLAPSANRVYADQAARMSQAELAAFAPVLSSDLAEIETASIGGVEYLTFAASLSESDVSYLSNMSSAYALFERADDLLRPLAMTPLARYDSDLITIPKYAGKTNEQFTKLVLNLTLLASASAGRMLGGGLTVLDPLCGRGTTLNQALMYGYDGIGVEIDGKDVEAYKLFLQTWLKRKRLKHTAELVPVRRQGRRAARRLEITMAPSKDDHKAGAVQKVTVLNADTTQLDGLIKGKVADVLVADLPYGVAHGSYDDEGGISRRPLDLLERAVPQWLPLLRPGGAIGLSWNTKVAKRALAEDILLASGLEIVEHLPLEHRVDQGIDRDVLVARKSS; encoded by the coding sequence ATGTCCCGGTATGCCTTGCTGCTAGCTCCCTCCGCCAATCGTGTCTACGCCGACCAGGCGGCTCGCATGTCCCAGGCGGAGCTGGCCGCGTTCGCGCCGGTGCTCTCGTCGGATCTCGCCGAGATCGAGACGGCGTCGATCGGCGGCGTCGAGTACCTGACGTTCGCAGCATCGTTGAGCGAATCCGACGTCTCGTATCTGTCGAACATGTCGTCGGCCTATGCGTTGTTCGAGCGCGCCGACGACCTGCTGCGGCCGCTCGCCATGACGCCGCTGGCCCGCTACGACAGTGACCTGATCACCATCCCGAAGTACGCCGGCAAGACGAACGAGCAATTCACCAAGCTGGTCCTCAACCTCACTCTGCTCGCCTCCGCGTCGGCCGGCCGGATGCTGGGCGGCGGCCTGACCGTCCTCGACCCGCTCTGCGGCCGCGGGACGACCCTCAACCAGGCCCTGATGTACGGCTACGACGGCATCGGCGTGGAGATCGACGGGAAGGACGTCGAGGCGTACAAGCTCTTCCTCCAGACCTGGCTCAAGCGCAAGCGGCTCAAGCACACCGCCGAGCTGGTCCCGGTGCGCCGCCAGGGCCGCCGGGCCGCCCGCCGGCTGGAGATCACGATGGCGCCGAGCAAGGACGACCACAAGGCCGGCGCGGTGCAGAAGGTGACGGTGCTGAACGCGGACACCACCCAGCTCGACGGCCTGATCAAGGGCAAGGTGGCGGACGTGCTGGTGGCGGACCTGCCGTACGGGGTGGCGCACGGCAGCTACGACGACGAGGGCGGCATCTCCCGCCGTCCGCTGGACCTGCTGGAGCGGGCCGTGCCGCAATGGCTGCCGCTGCTGCGCCCGGGCGGGGCGATCGGCCTCTCCTGGAACACGAAGGTCGCCAAGCGCGCGCTGGCCGAGGACATCCTGCTGGCGAGCGGCCTGGAGATCGTCGAGCACCTGCCGCTGGAGCACCGGGTCGACCAGGGCATCGACCGGGACGTGCTGGTGGCCCGGAAAAGCAGCTGA
- the infB gene encoding translation initiation factor IF-2, with product MPGKARVHELAKELGVDSKTVLAKLKDMGEFVKSASSTVEAPVARRLRGAFESGGNAAPSAPSAGTPSPSVSGAPGATSAPRPGPPMGRPQPPRRPGPPQGGGAPSASPTSPAPSPGQFARPKPAPGRPGPTPGPVTKPASAHDIEVAAAEARASALKAEQEAAVKAAQAAQAARARDAERRPPADGGQRGSGPRPGPGMVPPRPGSPAAGRNNPGTPGGGPRPGPAGGAPRPPARGPGNNPFGVSGGAAASGRPSPASMPRPNQPGMPPRPSPASMPPRPSPASMPSQRPAGPGRPGGGGGAGRPGGPGGGRGGPGGGGGGGGYRGGGGGGAGGGFRPGGGGGGGGGFRPGGGGGGGGGFRPGGPGGGGGGPVGAGAPGRPGGGGGRGRGGGAAGAFGRPGGRPTRGRKSKKQRRQEFDNLSAPQMSSGAPRGNGQEIRLSRGASLSDFADKINANPGSLVQEMFNLGDMVTATQSVSDDTLKLLGVHLGFEVVIVSPEDEDRELLAQFDIDLDAEVAEDRLVVRPPVVTVMGHVDHGKTKLLDAIRKTNVVAGEAGGITQHIGAYQVVVPHQGEDRAITFIDTPGHEAFTAMRARGAKVTDIVILVVAADDGVMPQTVEALNHAKAADVPIVVAVNKVDKPDANPDKVRQQLTDYGLLAEEYGGDTMFVNVAAKPGIGIDDLLEAVLLTADAALELTAPIDGPAQGVAVEAHLDKGRGAVATVLVQKGTLRAGDSIVAGGAHGRVRAMLDENGNQVAEAGPARPVLVLGLTSVPSAGDTFLAAEDDRTVRQIAEQRQARRRAAMFANSRRPKSLDEMMRDIKEGEKASLTLIIKGDGSGSVEALEEALFNIKIPDEVQLKVIHRGVGAITESDVNLASASSEQVATIIGFNVRGSNKVKEMADRAGVEIRYYSVIYQAIEEIEAALKGLLKPEYEEIELGTAEIREVFRSSKIGLIAGCIVRTGLIKRNAKARILRDGVVVGDNVTISSLKRFKDDATEVREGFECGLTLQGYGSPQVGDVIETWEMREKPRA from the coding sequence GTGCCAGGCAAGGCCCGCGTTCACGAGCTCGCCAAAGAGCTCGGGGTCGACAGCAAGACCGTTCTCGCCAAGTTGAAGGACATGGGCGAGTTCGTCAAATCCGCGTCCAGCACCGTCGAGGCCCCCGTGGCCCGGCGGCTCCGTGGCGCCTTCGAGTCCGGTGGTAACGCCGCTCCGTCGGCGCCCTCCGCTGGAACGCCCAGTCCCTCCGTCTCCGGTGCGCCGGGTGCCACTTCGGCCCCGCGTCCGGGCCCGCCGATGGGGCGGCCTCAGCCGCCGCGTCGTCCCGGCCCGCCGCAGGGTGGTGGCGCGCCCAGCGCTTCCCCGACTTCGCCGGCCCCGTCGCCCGGGCAGTTCGCCCGGCCGAAGCCGGCTCCCGGCCGTCCGGGCCCGACGCCCGGCCCGGTCACCAAGCCGGCCAGCGCGCACGACATCGAGGTGGCGGCCGCCGAGGCGCGCGCCTCGGCGCTGAAGGCCGAGCAGGAGGCCGCCGTCAAGGCTGCCCAGGCTGCTCAGGCCGCCCGTGCCCGCGACGCCGAGCGCCGGCCTCCGGCCGACGGCGGTCAGCGTGGTTCGGGCCCGCGTCCGGGTCCCGGCATGGTTCCGCCGCGTCCGGGTTCGCCCGCGGCCGGCCGTAACAACCCGGGCACTCCCGGTGGCGGCCCGCGTCCCGGCCCGGCCGGTGGCGCTCCGCGTCCGCCGGCGCGTGGTCCCGGCAACAACCCGTTCGGCGTCTCCGGTGGAGCGGCCGCTTCCGGCCGCCCCTCGCCGGCTTCGATGCCGCGTCCCAACCAGCCCGGCATGCCGCCGCGGCCCAGCCCCGCTTCGATGCCGCCGCGGCCCAGTCCCGCGTCGATGCCGTCGCAGCGTCCGGCCGGTCCCGGTCGTCCCGGTGGTGGTGGCGGTGCCGGTCGTCCCGGCGGTCCCGGTGGCGGCCGTGGCGGCCCCGGTGGCGGCGGTGGCGGCGGCGGTTACCGCGGTGGCGGTGGCGGCGGCGCCGGTGGTGGCTTCCGTCCCGGTGGCGGCGGTGGCGGCGGCGGTGGCTTCCGTCCCGGTGGCGGCGGTGGCGGCGGCGGTGGCTTCCGTCCCGGTGGTCCCGGTGGCGGTGGCGGCGGCCCGGTCGGCGCCGGTGCTCCCGGACGTCCCGGTGGCGGCGGTGGCCGCGGTCGTGGCGGCGGCGCGGCGGGTGCCTTCGGGCGTCCCGGCGGCCGGCCGACCCGTGGCCGCAAGTCGAAGAAGCAGCGGCGTCAAGAGTTCGACAACCTGTCTGCCCCGCAGATGAGTTCGGGCGCTCCGCGCGGTAACGGCCAGGAGATCCGGCTGTCCCGCGGCGCGTCGCTGTCGGACTTCGCTGACAAGATCAACGCCAACCCGGGCTCGCTCGTCCAGGAGATGTTCAACCTGGGCGACATGGTGACCGCCACGCAGTCGGTGTCCGACGACACCCTCAAGCTGCTCGGCGTGCACCTCGGGTTCGAGGTCGTCATCGTCAGCCCCGAGGACGAGGACCGCGAGCTGCTCGCGCAGTTCGACATCGACCTCGACGCCGAGGTGGCGGAGGACCGTCTGGTCGTCCGTCCGCCGGTCGTGACCGTCATGGGTCACGTCGACCACGGTAAGACGAAGCTGCTCGACGCGATCCGCAAGACCAACGTGGTCGCCGGTGAGGCGGGTGGCATCACCCAGCACATCGGTGCCTACCAGGTCGTCGTCCCCCACCAGGGGGAGGACCGGGCGATCACCTTCATCGACACCCCGGGTCACGAGGCGTTCACCGCCATGCGTGCTCGCGGTGCGAAGGTGACCGACATCGTGATCCTGGTGGTCGCGGCCGACGACGGCGTCATGCCGCAGACGGTCGAGGCGCTCAACCACGCGAAGGCGGCCGACGTGCCGATCGTCGTCGCGGTGAACAAGGTCGACAAGCCGGACGCCAACCCGGACAAGGTCCGGCAGCAGCTGACGGACTACGGCCTGCTCGCCGAGGAGTACGGCGGCGACACGATGTTCGTGAACGTGGCGGCGAAGCCCGGCATCGGCATCGACGACCTCCTCGAGGCCGTCCTGCTGACCGCCGACGCGGCGCTCGAGCTGACCGCTCCGATCGACGGCCCCGCCCAGGGTGTCGCGGTCGAGGCGCACCTGGACAAGGGTCGCGGCGCCGTGGCCACCGTCCTGGTGCAGAAGGGCACGCTGCGTGCCGGTGACTCGATCGTGGCGGGTGGCGCGCACGGCCGCGTCCGCGCCATGCTCGACGAGAACGGCAACCAGGTCGCCGAGGCGGGTCCGGCACGTCCGGTCCTGGTGCTCGGTCTGACCTCGGTGCCGAGCGCCGGCGACACGTTCCTCGCTGCTGAGGACGACCGCACGGTCCGCCAGATCGCCGAGCAGCGGCAGGCCCGCCGTCGTGCGGCGATGTTCGCGAACTCGCGTCGTCCGAAGTCGCTCGACGAGATGATGCGCGACATCAAGGAGGGCGAGAAGGCTTCGCTCACCTTGATCATCAAGGGTGACGGCTCCGGATCGGTGGAGGCCCTCGAAGAGGCGCTCTTCAACATCAAGATTCCGGACGAGGTGCAGCTCAAGGTCATCCACCGCGGCGTCGGTGCGATCACCGAGAGCGACGTCAACCTGGCGTCGGCCTCCTCGGAGCAGGTTGCCACGATCATCGGCTTCAACGTCCGAGGCTCTAACAAGGTCAAGGAGATGGCCGACCGCGCCGGCGTGGAGATCCGCTACTACAGCGTGATCTACCAGGCCATCGAGGAGATCGAGGCGGCTCTGAAGGGCCTGCTCAAGCCGGAGTACGAGGAGATCGAGCTCGGCACGGCGGAGATCCGCGAGGTGTTCCGCTCGTCGAAGATCGGCCTCATCGCCGGTTGTATCGTCCGGACCGGTCTCATCAAGCGCAACGCCAAGGCGCGAATCCTGCGCGACGGCGTGGTGGTCGGCGACAACGTCACCATCAGCTCGCTGAAGCGGTTCAAGGACGACGCCACCGAGGTCCGCGAGGGCTTCGAGTGTGGTCTGACGCTCCAGGGTTACGGCTCGCCGCAGGTCGGCGACGTGATCGAGACCTGGGAGATGCGCGAGAAGCCGCGGGCGTGA
- a CDS encoding YlxR family protein yields the protein MRPRRGTDRIRVRRDRGVDLVTVGPTRTCVGCRNRAPAASLLRFVAAGSGVDLRLLPDPGRRLSGRGAHLHPDPACLAQAERRRAFGRALRLTGVADTELLAEHIRSVSVPFGPTDDEASALRHDPAR from the coding sequence ATGCGGCCGAGGCGGGGAACTGACCGGATACGCGTCCGGCGCGATCGAGGGGTAGACTTGGTGACGGTCGGCCCGACGCGAACCTGCGTCGGCTGTCGTAATCGCGCGCCGGCCGCATCATTGCTGCGGTTCGTCGCGGCCGGATCCGGGGTTGACCTCCGGCTTCTGCCCGATCCGGGCCGCCGACTGTCGGGCCGGGGAGCTCATCTGCATCCCGACCCGGCCTGCTTAGCGCAGGCAGAGCGGCGTCGCGCCTTCGGGCGTGCGCTACGTCTCACCGGTGTTGCTGACACCGAGTTGCTTGCCGAGCACATCCGTTCGGTCTCCGTGCCGTTCGGACCCACCGATGACGAGGCGTCGGCGCTTCGTCACGACCCAGCAAGGTAG
- the nusA gene encoding transcription termination factor NusA: MNIDLAALRALEREREIPFDTILAAIETALLTAYRHTEGAESHARVEIDRKSGVASVLAQELDPDGTVVREWDDTPHDFGRIAAMTAKQVILQRLREATDEQHFGEYAGRDGDLVTGVVQADAARAEKGIVIVDLGKLEAVLPQSEQVPGETYDHGSRIRCIVVHVAKGFRGPQITLSRSHPALVKKLFALEVPEIADGTVEIAAIAREAGHRTKIAVRSMVSGVNAKGACIGPMGQRVRAVMSELHGEKIDIIDWSDDPAQFVGNALSPAKALRVEVVDAATRTARVTVPDFQLSLAIGREGQNARLAARLTGWRIDIRPDNEPAGVTDRDAAEAGN; the protein is encoded by the coding sequence ATGAACATCGACCTCGCGGCGCTGCGCGCCCTGGAGCGCGAGCGGGAGATCCCGTTCGACACGATCCTCGCGGCCATCGAGACCGCGCTGCTGACGGCGTACCGGCACACCGAGGGCGCGGAGAGCCACGCCCGGGTGGAGATCGACCGTAAGAGCGGCGTGGCCTCGGTGCTGGCGCAGGAGCTGGACCCGGACGGCACGGTGGTGCGGGAGTGGGACGACACCCCGCACGACTTCGGCCGGATCGCGGCGATGACCGCCAAGCAGGTGATCCTCCAGCGTCTGCGGGAGGCCACCGACGAGCAGCACTTCGGGGAGTACGCGGGACGCGACGGCGACCTGGTCACCGGCGTGGTGCAGGCCGACGCCGCGCGTGCCGAGAAGGGCATCGTGATCGTCGACCTGGGCAAGCTCGAGGCGGTTCTGCCGCAGTCCGAGCAGGTGCCGGGGGAGACGTACGACCACGGTTCCCGCATCCGGTGCATCGTGGTGCACGTGGCGAAGGGCTTCCGTGGTCCGCAGATCACCCTGTCCCGGTCGCACCCGGCGCTGGTGAAGAAGCTGTTCGCCCTCGAGGTCCCGGAGATCGCCGACGGAACCGTCGAGATCGCCGCGATCGCGCGTGAGGCAGGTCACCGTACCAAGATCGCCGTGCGTTCCATGGTCTCCGGCGTGAACGCCAAGGGCGCCTGCATCGGCCCGATGGGACAGCGGGTCCGCGCGGTGATGAGCGAGCTGCACGGCGAGAAGATCGACATCATCGACTGGTCCGACGACCCCGCCCAGTTCGTCGGCAACGCGCTCTCACCTGCGAAGGCGCTCCGGGTCGAGGTGGTCGACGCGGCCACCCGGACGGCCCGGGTGACGGTGCCGGACTTCCAGCTCTCACTGGCCATCGGTCGTGAGGGACAGAACGCCCGGCTGGCCGCTCGGCTGACCGGCTGGCGCATCGACATCCGCCCGGACAACGAGCCCGCCGGAGTGACGGATCGGGATGCGGCCGAGGCGGGGAACTGA
- the rimP gene encoding ribosome maturation factor RimP, producing MTQRGRAGARPGGRPSGRRSRPEPESRSPQAAPRIDLTAARARLREVVEPVVTAAGYDLEDLHLSRAGRRFVVRVLIDADGGIGLDDVATVSREISEALDTADEQGGEVLAGEYQLEVGSPGVDRPLTEPRHWRRNVGRLVAVNGLTGRVLSADDDKGVALDVDGTTRELAWAELGAGKVQIEFKRMDEADFGDEDDDDEEDEGEGEE from the coding sequence ATGACGCAGCGTGGTCGCGCCGGGGCCCGGCCCGGTGGTCGCCCCAGTGGCCGGCGGAGCCGGCCGGAGCCGGAGAGCCGCTCCCCCCAGGCCGCACCGAGGATCGATCTGACCGCCGCCCGCGCCCGGCTGCGCGAGGTCGTCGAGCCGGTGGTCACGGCGGCCGGCTACGACCTGGAGGACCTGCACCTGTCCCGGGCGGGCCGCCGGTTCGTGGTCCGGGTGCTGATCGACGCCGACGGCGGCATCGGCCTCGACGACGTCGCGACGGTCTCCCGGGAGATCTCCGAGGCGCTCGACACCGCCGACGAGCAGGGTGGCGAGGTGCTCGCCGGGGAATACCAGCTGGAGGTCGGGTCCCCGGGCGTGGACCGGCCGCTGACCGAGCCACGGCACTGGCGCCGCAACGTCGGCCGCCTGGTCGCGGTGAACGGGTTGACCGGCCGGGTGCTCTCCGCCGACGACGACAAGGGTGTGGCGCTGGACGTGGATGGCACGACCCGTGAGCTGGCGTGGGCCGAGCTCGGGGCGGGCAAGGTCCAGATCGAGTTCAAGCGCATGGACGAGGCCGATTTCGGCGACGAAGACGATGATGATGAAGAAGACGAAGGGGAGGGCGAGGAATGA
- a CDS encoding ferritin-like domain-containing protein: protein MKEQLTAALAAEEAAIYAYGLIGVHLTRDGEITGARNSEQVHRQRRDYLVDRLDDLKASAAPAPAGYELPFEVTNRKTALQLAVHVEDGVAQAWRAVLPVTEGGQRNSALSAMTDSAVRATAWRKYAGVTPLTMAFPGKPG from the coding sequence GTGAAGGAACAACTCACCGCCGCGCTCGCCGCCGAGGAGGCGGCCATCTACGCGTACGGGCTGATCGGCGTCCACCTCACCCGGGACGGCGAGATCACCGGCGCCCGGAACAGCGAGCAGGTGCACCGGCAGCGCCGCGACTACCTGGTCGACCGGCTCGACGACCTGAAGGCGAGCGCCGCCCCCGCGCCGGCCGGCTACGAGCTGCCGTTCGAGGTCACCAACCGCAAGACCGCCCTGCAGCTGGCCGTCCACGTCGAGGACGGCGTCGCCCAGGCGTGGCGGGCCGTGCTGCCGGTCACCGAGGGCGGCCAGCGCAACTCCGCTCTGTCGGCTATGACCGACTCCGCAGTTCGTGCGACAGCCTGGCGCAAATACGCCGGTGTCACGCCGCTGACCATGGCTTTCCCCGGCAAGCCCGGCTGA
- a CDS encoding nucleotidyltransferase domain-containing protein: MIDELDTTSVRGSLAIRLRDAVQHRWPAEVQAVGVRGSVAHGDDVDSSDINMVVVTYRPKTGPKPTRRRVDGVPVSLAVITGEEGLGQARALTPQWPLVADGYLTTFPLYDPQDWFTDQREAHLTLLSEARPVEFTREARHNWALASGAHARAVRLTQWYDTDAAMVLMAEARVHAALVAGLITRTYFRNEADAVKRTGVAMADMQELDAILKYQAEELTARGRPVDGTLGELFD, encoded by the coding sequence GTGATCGACGAGCTCGACACCACCTCGGTCCGCGGGTCCCTCGCGATCCGCCTGCGTGACGCCGTCCAGCACCGATGGCCCGCCGAGGTGCAGGCGGTCGGCGTCCGCGGGTCGGTCGCGCACGGCGACGACGTGGACTCCAGCGACATCAACATGGTCGTCGTCACGTACCGTCCGAAGACCGGCCCGAAACCCACCCGCCGCCGCGTCGACGGCGTCCCGGTCTCGCTGGCGGTGATCACCGGCGAGGAGGGCCTCGGCCAAGCCCGCGCGCTCACCCCGCAGTGGCCGCTGGTCGCCGACGGCTACCTGACGACGTTCCCCCTCTACGACCCGCAGGACTGGTTCACCGACCAGCGCGAAGCCCACCTCACCCTGCTCTCCGAGGCCCGCCCGGTCGAGTTCACCCGCGAGGCCCGGCACAACTGGGCGCTCGCCAGCGGCGCCCACGCCCGCGCGGTCCGCCTCACCCAGTGGTACGACACGGACGCCGCCATGGTCCTGATGGCCGAGGCCCGGGTGCACGCCGCTCTCGTCGCGGGCCTGATCACCAGGACCTACTTCCGCAACGAGGCGGACGCGGTGAAGCGGACGGGCGTGGCGATGGCAGACATGCAGGAGCTGGACGCGATCCTCAAATACCAGGCCGAGGAGCTGACCGCCCGGGGCCGCCCGGTCGACGGGACGCTGGGCGAGCTCTTCGATTGA
- a CDS encoding VIT1/CCC1 transporter family protein — MTVPVEHHHADVSGGGLRAATFGAMDGLVTNIALIAGVGGATADLHTLILTGVAGLVAGAISMAIGEYTSVRTQNEQVAAELAKERHELRVNPNGEADELVAAWTARGLPYDLARQVADVLKDNPEQALRVHAQEELGVVPDELPSPWTAAFSSFVCFAVGALIPLLPLLFGYEPLWAALVVGGLGLFATGAVIARLTARPWWRGGLRQLLLGGAAAGATYVIGSYLGA, encoded by the coding sequence GTGACCGTCCCGGTCGAGCACCACCACGCCGACGTCTCCGGTGGCGGGCTCCGGGCCGCCACCTTCGGCGCGATGGACGGCCTGGTCACGAACATCGCCCTGATCGCCGGCGTCGGCGGCGCCACCGCCGACCTCCACACCCTGATCCTCACCGGTGTGGCCGGCCTGGTCGCCGGCGCGATCTCGATGGCGATCGGGGAGTACACCAGCGTCCGCACCCAGAACGAGCAGGTGGCCGCCGAGCTGGCGAAGGAACGCCACGAGCTGCGGGTCAACCCGAACGGCGAAGCCGACGAGCTCGTCGCCGCCTGGACCGCCCGCGGCCTGCCGTACGACCTGGCCCGGCAGGTCGCCGACGTCCTCAAGGACAACCCGGAGCAGGCGCTGCGGGTGCACGCCCAGGAAGAGCTCGGCGTGGTCCCGGACGAGCTGCCCAGCCCGTGGACGGCCGCCTTCTCATCGTTCGTGTGCTTCGCGGTGGGCGCCCTGATCCCGCTGCTCCCGCTGCTGTTCGGCTATGAACCGCTGTGGGCGGCCCTCGTCGTCGGCGGCCTCGGCCTGTTCGCGACCGGCGCCGTGATCGCCCGCCTGACGGCGCGGCCGTGGTGGCGGGGTGGCCTGCGCCAGCTGCTGCTCGGCGGCGCGGCGGCCGGCGCGACCTACGTGATCGGTTCCTATTTAGGAGCCTGA
- the map gene encoding type I methionyl aminopeptidase, whose translation MSVRAPLKPGKQSPWRSVPAQIVRPEYVGKKKPREWRGSHVQTPETIEKMRVAGRIAAQATELAGEHCKPGVTTDEIDRVVHEFILDHGAYPSTLGYKGFPKSCCTSLNEVICHGIPDSTVIEDGDIINVDVTAYKDGVHGDTDATFCVGEVSDEARLLVERTHEAMMRGIRAVAPGRPINAIGRVIEAYARRFGYGVVRDFTGHGIGETFHSGLYIPHYDNPRLDTVMEPGMTFTIEPMITLGTHEYEIWKDGWTVVTKDRKWTAQFEHTLVVTEEGYEILTLP comes from the coding sequence ATGTCGGTACGTGCCCCACTCAAGCCGGGAAAGCAGTCGCCGTGGCGATCGGTCCCGGCACAGATCGTCCGCCCTGAGTACGTGGGGAAGAAGAAGCCCCGCGAGTGGCGCGGCTCCCATGTGCAGACACCCGAGACGATCGAGAAGATGCGTGTCGCCGGCCGCATCGCCGCGCAGGCCACCGAGCTGGCCGGCGAGCACTGCAAGCCCGGTGTGACCACCGACGAGATCGACCGGGTGGTGCACGAGTTCATCCTCGACCACGGGGCCTATCCGTCGACGCTGGGCTACAAGGGTTTCCCGAAATCGTGCTGCACGTCGCTCAACGAGGTGATCTGCCACGGCATCCCGGACTCGACGGTCATCGAGGACGGGGACATCATCAACGTGGACGTCACGGCGTACAAGGACGGGGTCCACGGCGACACCGACGCGACCTTCTGCGTCGGCGAGGTGAGCGACGAGGCCCGGCTGCTGGTCGAGCGCACCCACGAGGCGATGATGCGGGGCATCCGCGCGGTCGCCCCCGGCCGGCCGATCAACGCGATCGGCCGGGTCATCGAGGCGTACGCGCGACGCTTCGGCTACGGCGTGGTCCGCGACTTCACCGGCCACGGCATCGGCGAGACGTTCCACTCCGGGCTCTACATCCCGCACTACGACAACCCGCGCCTGGACACCGTCATGGAACCCGGCATGACGTTCACCATCGAGCCGATGATCACCCTCGGCACCCATGAGTACGAGATCTGGAAGGACGGCTGGACGGTCGTCACGAAGGACCGCAAGTGGACTGCCCAGTTCGAGCACACGCTGGTGGTGACCGAAGAGGGCTACGAGATCCTCACCCTCCCGTGA
- a CDS encoding STAS domain-containing protein: MDQDFSVTGTVDGDHVTVMVSGEVDMATADALFAAATPSAATAATVDLRAVTFFDSAAIHALIRLAEHYRDRFTVLPSSRVLRVLEISGLGGQPWLTRDAGGGAA; the protein is encoded by the coding sequence GTGGATCAGGACTTCTCGGTGACCGGCACGGTCGACGGTGACCACGTCACCGTCATGGTGTCCGGCGAGGTCGACATGGCCACGGCCGACGCTCTGTTCGCCGCGGCGACACCGTCCGCCGCCACGGCCGCCACGGTGGATCTCCGGGCGGTCACCTTCTTCGACTCGGCCGCCATCCACGCCCTGATCCGGCTCGCCGAGCACTACCGGGACCGGTTCACCGTGCTCCCCTCGTCGCGGGTGCTGCGGGTGCTGGAGATCTCCGGCCTGGGCGGGCAGCCGTGGCTCACCCGGGATGCAGGGGGCGGCGCAGCGTAA